The Candidatus Neomarinimicrobiota bacterium genome contains a region encoding:
- a CDS encoding DUF3098 domain-containing protein — translation MAKKKTKKPVFRDLVFTRENYLIFLGGVILIILGYILMAAGDTYSTLSITIAPLMLVISYLVVIPLAIVYRSKSTEQKR, via the coding sequence ATGGCAAAAAAGAAGACAAAAAAGCCGGTATTCAGAGACCTGGTCTTCACCCGGGAAAATTACCTGATATTCCTTGGTGGCGTGATCCTGATTATCCTCGGCTACATCCTGATGGCTGCGGGCGATACTTATAGTACTCTGTCCATCACTATCGCGCCGCTGATGCTGGTGATTTCGTACCTGGTGGTTATTCCGCTGGCAATCGTCTATCGGAGTAAATCAACAGAACAAAAGCGATAG